One region of Sulfurisphaera ohwakuensis genomic DNA includes:
- a CDS encoding CopG family transcriptional regulator, with amino-acid sequence MAKLISVKLYKKSSCPFGRHCFSDSSMCGKMGYYAECPPTLEDRIYAEIREGVYRGNDPYTLFRAMRHG; translated from the coding sequence GTGGCTAAATTAATCTCTGTTAAACTTTATAAAAAATCTTCATGCCCATTCGGAAGGCACTGCTTTAGCGATAGTTCCATGTGTGGAAAGATGGGGTATTATGCCGAATGCCCACCAACACTCGAAGATCGAATTTACGCTGAGATTAGAGAAGGAGTCTATCGTGGAAATGATCCCTATACGCTCTTTAGGGCGATGAGGCATGGATAA
- a CDS encoding putative integrase — MAKDKMRYKYGDIILRERKGQYYVYKLETINGEIKERYIGPLADVVETYLKLKESGGVGVSPTTGPPGFEPGTTGSEEHITLHFRLVFARAILHLKHFEK; from the coding sequence ATGGCGAAAGATAAGATGCGTTATAAATATGGTGACATAATTTTGAGGGAAAGGAAAGGTCAGTATTATGTCTATAAATTGGAAACGATAAATGGTGAGATAAAAGAGCGTTACATAGGTCCTTTAGCTGACGTCGTAGAGACTTATCTAAAATTGAAAGAAAGTGGGGGTGTGGGGGTGTCCCCCACAACGGGCCCGCCGGGATTTGAACCCGGGACCACCGGCTCCGAAGAGCACATAACCTTGCATTTTAGGCTAGTTTTTGCACGTGCTATTTTGCATCTAAAGCATTTCGAAAAATAA
- a CDS encoding ribosome biogenesis/translation initiation ATPase RLI, whose amino-acid sequence MRVAVINYDFCKPDKCNLECIAFCPINRSGSKAIELSDLVKGKPIIYEETCIGCGICIKKCPFEAIDIVNLPDEYGEDVIHRYKINGFKLFGIVTPKRGYIIGILGKNSTGKSTILRILSGELIPNFGDPQAKLTTDEVLDHFKGKEIYDYFYQLYNKKIRVAHKIQYVEYAAKYLKGTVNELLKRADQRGKIDEVRELLNMKSFWEKDVRYLSGGELQKLLIAATLLKDADIYLFDEPSSYLDIRERINMAYGIRELTKNKYVLVVEHDLIVLDYLADLVNIIYGKSSVYGRVSKTYSNRVGINNFLRGYLPAENVKIRQEEIKFNLKDLTDLDFNPQALQKVIWTDITKKLESFYLEVKGGYAREGEVIGIVGPNGIGKTTFMRILVGEIKPDSGEVLTEGLTLSYKPQKIVPDYDGTVQQYLENVRKDILSSSSWFYEEVIKRLNLHRILESYVKDLSGGELQKLYIAAALSREADIYVLDEPSSYLDVEERYIVAKAIKRVTRERKSVTFMVDHDLALHDYIADRIMVFSGTPGFHGIGKTPQTLSSGMNEFLKELGITFRRDMDTGRPRVNKPGSYLDRLQKETGEYYSLKVIKEESA is encoded by the coding sequence ATGAGAGTTGCAGTAATTAATTATGATTTTTGTAAGCCAGATAAGTGTAATTTAGAATGCATTGCTTTCTGTCCTATTAATAGATCAGGTAGTAAAGCTATTGAATTATCTGATTTAGTTAAAGGAAAACCGATAATATATGAGGAGACTTGTATCGGTTGTGGTATATGTATTAAGAAATGCCCTTTTGAGGCTATAGATATTGTAAATCTTCCAGATGAGTATGGTGAAGATGTAATACACAGATATAAAATAAATGGTTTCAAGCTTTTCGGAATTGTAACACCAAAAAGAGGATATATAATAGGAATATTAGGGAAAAATAGTACTGGTAAATCTACTATTCTAAGGATTTTAAGCGGCGAGCTTATTCCTAATTTTGGCGATCCTCAAGCTAAATTAACTACTGATGAGGTTTTAGATCATTTTAAAGGAAAAGAAATATATGACTATTTTTATCAATTATATAATAAAAAAATAAGAGTAGCACATAAGATACAATATGTAGAATATGCAGCTAAATATCTTAAAGGTACTGTAAATGAATTACTAAAAAGAGCTGATCAAAGGGGGAAAATAGATGAAGTTAGGGAACTCCTTAATATGAAAAGTTTTTGGGAAAAGGATGTAAGATATTTAAGTGGTGGTGAATTACAGAAATTATTAATAGCAGCTACATTATTGAAGGATGCTGATATATACCTATTTGATGAACCTTCGTCTTATCTTGATATTAGGGAGAGAATAAATATGGCTTATGGAATACGCGAATTAACTAAAAATAAATATGTTTTGGTAGTAGAGCACGATCTGATTGTCCTAGATTATTTAGCAGATTTAGTAAACATTATATATGGCAAAAGCTCTGTTTATGGAAGGGTTTCTAAAACATATAGTAATAGAGTAGGAATTAATAATTTCTTAAGAGGTTATTTACCAGCTGAAAATGTAAAAATAAGACAAGAGGAAATAAAGTTCAATTTGAAAGATCTTACAGATTTAGATTTTAACCCACAAGCTTTACAAAAAGTTATTTGGACAGATATTACAAAGAAATTAGAGAGCTTTTATTTAGAAGTAAAAGGTGGTTATGCGAGAGAAGGGGAAGTAATAGGTATAGTAGGTCCTAATGGGATTGGTAAAACAACTTTTATGCGTATTTTAGTGGGTGAAATAAAACCTGATTCTGGTGAGGTCTTAACAGAGGGGCTTACATTATCATACAAGCCACAAAAAATTGTTCCAGATTATGATGGAACAGTGCAGCAATACTTAGAAAATGTAAGAAAAGATATATTATCCTCTTCCTCCTGGTTCTACGAAGAAGTTATAAAAAGATTAAATTTGCATAGGATTTTAGAGTCATATGTAAAAGATTTAAGTGGTGGTGAATTACAGAAATTATATATTGCAGCAGCTCTTTCTAGAGAAGCAGATATATATGTTCTTGATGAACCTTCATCATATTTAGATGTAGAAGAACGATATATAGTAGCAAAAGCGATAAAAAGAGTTACTAGGGAGAGAAAAAGCGTTACTTTTATGGTAGATCACGATTTAGCTCTACATGATTATATAGCAGATAGAATAATGGTATTTTCTGGCACTCCAGGGTTTCATGGCATAGGTAAAACTCCACAAACTCTAAGTAGCGGTATGAATGAATTCCTAAAGGAATTAGGAATAACATTTAGAAGAGATATGGATACTGGAAGACCTCGAGTAAATAAGCCAGGTAGTTATCTAGATAGATTACAAAAAGAAACTGGGGAATATTACTCTTTAAAGGTTATAAAAGAAGAATCCGCATAA
- the fbp gene encoding fructose-1,6-bisphosphate aldolase/phosphatase: MKTTISVIKADIGSLAGHHIVHPDTMAAANKVLASAKEQGIILDYYITHVGDDLQLIMTHTRGELDTKVHETAWNAFKEAAKVAKDLGLYAAGQDLLSDSFSGNVRGLGPGVAEMEIEERASEPIAIFMADKTEPGAYNLPLYKMFADPFNTPGLVIDPTMHGGFKFEVLDVYQGEAVMLSAPQEIYDLLALIGTPARYVIRRVYRNEDNLLAAVVSIERLNLIAGKYVGKDDPVMIVRLQHGLPALGEALEAFAFPHLVPGWMRGSHYGPLMPVSQRDAKATRFDGPPRLLGLGFNVKNGRLVGPTDLFDDPAFDETRRLANIVADYMRRHGPFMPHRLEPTEMEYTTLPLILEKLKDRFKKESDVYKAKESIYAKEESQGHD; the protein is encoded by the coding sequence ATGAAAACTACTATAAGTGTAATAAAGGCGGATATAGGAAGTTTAGCTGGGCATCACATAGTTCATCCGGACACTATGGCAGCCGCTAATAAAGTATTAGCTTCTGCTAAAGAGCAAGGAATAATTTTGGATTACTACATAACTCATGTTGGTGATGATCTTCAACTTATAATGACTCATACTAGAGGAGAACTCGATACTAAAGTTCATGAAACTGCTTGGAACGCATTTAAAGAAGCTGCAAAGGTAGCTAAAGATTTAGGTTTATATGCTGCGGGTCAAGATTTACTATCAGATTCATTTTCAGGAAATGTAAGAGGTTTAGGTCCAGGAGTAGCAGAAATGGAAATTGAAGAAAGAGCATCTGAACCTATCGCTATTTTTATGGCAGATAAGACTGAACCTGGTGCTTATAATTTGCCCTTATATAAGATGTTTGCTGATCCGTTTAATACACCCGGTTTAGTTATTGATCCTACCATGCATGGTGGTTTTAAGTTTGAGGTGTTGGACGTTTATCAAGGAGAGGCAGTAATGCTTTCAGCACCTCAAGAAATCTATGATTTATTAGCTCTTATAGGTACACCAGCTAGATATGTTATAAGGAGGGTATACAGAAACGAGGATAACTTATTAGCTGCTGTAGTTTCCATAGAAAGGCTGAATTTAATAGCTGGAAAATATGTAGGTAAAGACGATCCTGTTATGATAGTAAGGTTACAACATGGTTTGCCAGCTTTAGGTGAAGCATTAGAAGCTTTTGCTTTCCCACATTTAGTTCCTGGATGGATGAGAGGTAGTCATTATGGTCCTTTAATGCCTGTATCTCAAAGAGATGCTAAGGCTACGCGTTTTGATGGTCCACCAAGATTATTAGGACTCGGTTTTAATGTGAAAAATGGAAGACTTGTTGGTCCCACAGATTTATTTGATGATCCAGCATTTGATGAAACAAGACGTCTTGCTAATATTGTTGCTGACTACATGAGACGCCATGGTCCATTTATGCCACATAGATTAGAACCAACGGAAATGGAATATACTACATTGCCTTTAATTTTAGAAAAACTAAAAGATAGATTCAAAAAAGAGTCAGATGTTTACAAAGCTAAAGAAAGTATTTATGCTAAAGAAGAAAGTCAAGGTCATGATTAA
- a CDS encoding 30S ribosomal protein S17e, producing MGNVYTKDIKRVAMQLYEKFKDQISTDYQANKKIVDAYVDVMSKKVRNRIAGYLTRYAKMQRTQVKNEVEEEYIEGEG from the coding sequence GTGGGCAATGTGTACACCAAAGATATAAAGAGAGTAGCAATGCAATTATATGAGAAATTTAAAGATCAAATTTCCACTGATTATCAAGCTAACAAAAAAATAGTAGATGCATATGTTGATGTTATGTCAAAAAAGGTTAGAAATAGGATTGCTGGTTACTTGACAAGATATGCAAAAATGCAAAGAACTCAAGTTAAAAATGAGGTAGAAGAAGAATATATAGAGGGTGAAGGGTAA
- a CDS encoding MoaD/ThiS family protein → MVNIIFKGPLVNYFGTDRIILKNSYNNIIDLIKEIDKNDIISHDGKIRAGYIILINGRDYRIYNKQLGENDTVEIIPINHGG, encoded by the coding sequence ATGGTAAATATTATTTTTAAAGGTCCATTAGTAAATTATTTTGGAACTGATAGAATTATTCTTAAAAATTCCTATAATAATATAATAGATTTAATAAAAGAAATAGATAAGAATGATATTATAAGTCATGATGGTAAAATAAGGGCTGGATATATAATTCTAATAAATGGAAGAGATTATAGGATATATAATAAGCAACTAGGTGAGAATGATACGGTAGAAATAATTCCAATTAATCATGGAGGATAA
- a CDS encoding ATP-binding protein — MLKSVITNSIYEIEIENQKYYFIGFRIIGKENNEGKIDYNSELQLAIDTIRRNKERHLKIAIVTLLDPSPGSAIIFYAKKDNDYESFRNETMLTKNMIESIAPHITLEPVELKTDTVFPIPKLLGSVSYGGYVGQMKYDIKANRVVIGEYDIELGNIIDSTELPVGIRSNDVFRHIGIFGSTGSGKSNTAAIIADELYKKGFDVIILDWHGEYKNLLPKFNLYNNKNYLVLNPINMDDLTTMDITELIGDVLELTEPQKFILYLGLEALNQMKEFSFKSLLQIISANIPDNTYMQRDIKFALIRKIIMIFSGLGEKLFSSESGYTYLDLGEKLRGGNIIDLSFIRNIKLRKLYGLMILKFLLEYVIETKNRDRKIFIIIEEAQNYFSQVNTVINRALQEIRKFNVGLCIISQSPSNVDQEVIKNTSIKIIHSIKSNVDKKVIADSISLEKEVIQILDKLDVGEALLVAPNLRKETLIKVKKVA, encoded by the coding sequence ATGCTTAAATCAGTCATAACTAACTCCATTTATGAAATAGAAATAGAGAACCAAAAATATTACTTCATAGGGTTCAGAATAATAGGAAAAGAAAATAATGAGGGAAAGATAGATTATAACTCTGAGCTTCAGCTAGCTATTGATACAATTAGAAGAAATAAGGAGAGACATTTAAAAATAGCTATAGTTACTCTTTTAGATCCATCACCTGGAAGTGCAATTATATTTTATGCTAAAAAAGATAATGATTATGAAAGTTTTAGAAACGAAACTATGTTAACTAAAAATATGATTGAAAGTATTGCACCTCATATCACATTAGAACCCGTAGAACTAAAAACAGATACTGTATTTCCAATACCTAAACTCTTAGGAAGTGTCTCATATGGAGGATATGTAGGTCAAATGAAATATGATATAAAAGCTAATCGTGTAGTTATTGGAGAATACGACATAGAACTAGGTAATATAATAGATTCTACTGAACTACCCGTAGGGATAAGATCAAATGATGTTTTTAGACATATAGGAATTTTTGGATCTACGGGAAGTGGCAAGTCAAATACAGCTGCAATAATTGCTGACGAACTTTATAAAAAAGGATTTGATGTAATAATATTAGACTGGCATGGTGAATATAAGAATTTACTCCCTAAATTTAATTTGTATAATAATAAGAATTATCTAGTTCTGAATCCTATTAATATGGATGATTTAACAACTATGGATATAACAGAATTAATTGGTGATGTTCTAGAACTTACTGAACCACAAAAGTTTATACTTTACTTGGGTTTAGAAGCTTTAAATCAGATGAAGGAATTCAGTTTTAAATCGCTTTTACAAATAATATCTGCAAATATACCAGATAATACCTATATGCAAAGAGATATTAAATTTGCTTTGATTAGAAAGATAATAATGATATTTTCTGGGTTAGGCGAAAAACTCTTCTCATCGGAAAGCGGCTACACTTACTTAGATTTAGGCGAAAAATTAAGAGGAGGAAACATAATTGATTTAAGTTTTATTAGAAATATAAAGCTTAGAAAATTATATGGTTTAATGATATTAAAGTTTTTATTAGAATATGTAATAGAAACCAAGAATAGAGACAGAAAAATATTTATAATAATTGAGGAGGCTCAAAACTATTTTAGCCAAGTAAATACTGTAATAAATAGGGCATTACAAGAAATTAGAAAGTTCAATGTAGGGTTATGTATAATATCTCAGAGTCCTTCTAATGTTGATCAAGAAGTTATTAAGAATACAAGTATAAAGATAATTCACTCCATTAAATCCAATGTAGATAAAAAAGTTATTGCTGACTCAATATCACTAGAAAAAGAAGTGATACAAATACTAGATAAGCTTGATGTAGGAGAAGCTCTATTGGTTGCACCAAATTTAAGAAAAGAAACTCTAATAAAGGTAAAAAAAGTGGCTTAA
- the thsB gene encoding thermosome subunit beta has protein sequence MSTTATVATTPEGIPVIILKEGSSRTYGKEALRINIAAVKAVEEALKSTYGPRGMDKMLVDSLGDITITNDGATILDKMDLQHPAAKLLVQIAKGQDEETADGTKTAVILAGELVKKAEELLYKEIHPTIIVSGFKKAEEQALKTIEEIAQKVSVNDMDILKKVAMTSLNSKAVAGAREYLADIVAKAVTQVAELRGDRWYVDLDNIQIVKKHGGSINDTQIIYGIVVDKEVVHPGMPKRVENAKIALLDASLEVEKPELDAEIRINDPTQMKKFLEEEENLLKEKVDKIAATGANVVICQKGIDEVAQHYLAKKGILAVRRAKKSDLEKLARATGGRVVSNIDELTPQDLGYAALVEERKVGEDKMVFVEGAKNPKAVSILIRGGLERVVDETERALRDALGTVADVIRDGRAVAGGGAVELEIAKRLRKYAPQIGGKEQLAIEAYASALENLVMILIENGGYDPIDLLVKLRSAHENEANKWYGINVFTGQVEDMWKLGVIEPAVVKMNAIKAATEAATLILRIDDLIAAGKKSESKGGESKSEEKKEED, from the coding sequence ATGTCAACCACAGCTACAGTTGCAACTACACCTGAAGGTATTCCAGTTATTATATTAAAAGAAGGGTCAAGTAGAACTTATGGCAAAGAAGCATTAAGAATAAACATAGCCGCTGTAAAAGCTGTAGAAGAAGCTCTAAAAAGTACTTATGGACCTAGAGGAATGGATAAAATGTTAGTTGATAGTCTGGGTGATATTACTATTACAAATGATGGTGCCACAATCCTTGACAAAATGGACTTACAACATCCAGCAGCTAAATTATTAGTACAAATAGCTAAAGGACAAGATGAAGAGACAGCAGATGGTACAAAGACTGCGGTAATTCTCGCAGGAGAATTAGTTAAAAAGGCAGAAGAACTATTATATAAGGAGATTCATCCAACTATTATAGTAAGTGGATTTAAGAAAGCAGAAGAACAAGCATTAAAAACAATAGAAGAAATTGCTCAGAAGGTATCTGTCAATGATATGGATATATTAAAGAAAGTTGCTATGACATCACTAAATAGTAAAGCAGTCGCAGGTGCAAGAGAATACCTAGCAGATATAGTCGCAAAAGCAGTAACCCAAGTTGCTGAATTAAGAGGAGATAGATGGTACGTTGATCTAGATAATATACAAATAGTTAAGAAACATGGCGGTAGTATTAATGATACACAAATAATTTATGGAATTGTTGTCGATAAAGAAGTTGTTCATCCTGGAATGCCTAAGAGAGTAGAAAATGCAAAAATTGCATTGCTTGATGCTTCCTTAGAAGTAGAAAAGCCAGAATTAGATGCAGAAATCCGTATAAACGACCCTACACAAATGAAGAAATTCCTTGAGGAAGAAGAAAACTTACTGAAAGAAAAGGTAGATAAGATTGCCGCCACTGGTGCTAACGTAGTAATATGCCAGAAAGGAATTGATGAAGTTGCACAACACTATCTGGCGAAGAAAGGAATTTTGGCTGTAAGAAGAGCTAAAAAGAGTGACTTAGAAAAATTAGCTAGAGCTACTGGTGGTAGAGTAGTATCTAATATTGATGAATTAACTCCACAAGATCTAGGATATGCAGCACTAGTAGAAGAAAGAAAAGTAGGAGAAGATAAAATGGTATTTGTTGAAGGAGCTAAGAATCCCAAAGCTGTAAGTATATTAATTAGAGGAGGTTTAGAAAGAGTAGTTGATGAGACAGAAAGAGCATTAAGAGATGCTCTAGGGACTGTAGCCGATGTAATAAGGGATGGTAGAGCAGTAGCAGGTGGTGGAGCAGTAGAATTAGAAATTGCAAAAAGATTAAGGAAATATGCTCCACAAATTGGAGGAAAAGAACAGCTAGCTATTGAAGCTTATGCGTCAGCATTAGAAAACCTTGTAATGATATTAATTGAAAACGGTGGTTATGATCCTATTGATCTGTTGGTAAAACTAAGAAGTGCCCATGAGAACGAGGCAAACAAATGGTATGGTATTAATGTGTTTACTGGCCAAGTAGAAGATATGTGGAAACTTGGAGTCATAGAGCCCGCAGTAGTAAAGATGAATGCAATTAAAGCTGCAACCGAAGCTGCAACATTAATATTAAGAATTGATGATCTAATAGCTGCAGGAAAGAAGTCAGAAAGCAAAGGCGGAGAATCTAAGAGTGAGGAAAAGAAAGAAGAAGATTAA
- a CDS encoding TFIIB-type zinc ribbon-containing protein, with amino-acid sequence MKCPYCESENLVWDYKNGNLVCTSCGSVIDKIYYEDSTSYEESVYFPETLYFDFFSKTKRIKEFKNKTLKGRRNKLQSTVIYNGSLIKETSLNAMKFLENNEKLLLLYDTIDNLPVFHSKSVKYKLAIALYFYDRKEFNRLSGYLNISNKYMKKILSKIKINEKTKIQYILKNKIGKRTNNSFYNI; translated from the coding sequence ATGAAGTGCCCATATTGTGAAAGTGAGAATTTAGTTTGGGATTATAAAAATGGTAATTTAGTTTGTACAAGTTGTGGTTCAGTCATTGATAAAATATATTACGAAGACTCTACTAGTTATGAGGAGAGTGTTTATTTCCCAGAAACTTTATATTTTGATTTTTTCTCGAAAACTAAAAGAATTAAAGAATTCAAGAATAAAACTCTTAAAGGTAGAAGAAATAAATTACAAAGTACAGTTATATATAACGGCTCACTAATTAAAGAGACCTCGTTGAATGCAATGAAATTCTTGGAAAATAACGAGAAACTATTATTATTATATGATACTATTGATAATCTTCCAGTATTTCATTCAAAAAGCGTTAAATATAAATTGGCAATTGCACTATATTTTTACGATAGAAAAGAATTTAATAGATTATCAGGATATTTGAATATTAGTAATAAATACATGAAAAAAATATTATCTAAAATAAAAATTAATGAAAAAACTAAAATACAGTATATTTTGAAAAATAAAATAGGAAAAAGGACTAATAATAGTTTTTATAATATTTAA
- the hisS gene encoding histidine--tRNA ligase produces the protein MISYEPVRGMKDYYGEELYKIKVVENAFLKIVKLAGYQEVETPIVEDFQLFALKGGEELRNTMYVFKDKAGREVALRPEFTPSIVRFYLNSLQHLPKPIRLYYLGTVYRYDEPQFGRYREFRQAGIELLGSSNIYSDLEILQILIEIYRELNLINKIRLKINNISLIRKILNKLNISDNLQEHFLHLIDKGKIDEALSLLPNSEYTELITNILSVSNLDISNYNKIKEDLTEKYNLKDLIQDLDRIMLLKNILDNLGVNSYIDLGFVRGLAYYTGLIFEVLHPSVSFSIAGGGRYDNLVELYGGTQTPAIGFAIGVERTALVLEEPNIVKEKQNKIGVIILSDEAILYAIRIVDKLRSNNYIATINLKSISISKLIPSYAEEGYSFLIFIGKKEYEDKTITLKNLSTKEQVTIKEENLLDYLKQII, from the coding sequence ATGATTTCTTATGAGCCAGTAAGAGGAATGAAAGACTATTATGGCGAAGAGCTTTATAAAATAAAAGTAGTCGAGAATGCTTTTTTGAAAATTGTAAAACTAGCTGGATATCAAGAAGTAGAAACACCTATTGTAGAAGATTTTCAACTATTCGCTTTAAAAGGAGGAGAAGAACTTAGAAATACAATGTATGTCTTTAAAGATAAGGCCGGTAGAGAAGTTGCATTAAGACCCGAGTTCACACCTAGTATAGTTAGATTTTATCTTAATTCATTACAACATTTACCTAAGCCTATACGCTTATACTATTTAGGAACTGTATATAGATACGATGAGCCTCAATTTGGTAGATATAGGGAGTTTAGGCAAGCTGGTATAGAATTATTAGGATCTTCTAATATTTATTCAGATTTAGAAATATTACAAATATTAATAGAGATATATAGAGAATTAAATCTTATAAATAAAATTAGATTGAAAATAAATAATATATCATTAATAAGAAAAATACTTAATAAATTAAACATAAGTGATAATCTTCAAGAACATTTTCTACATTTAATAGATAAAGGAAAAATTGATGAGGCATTATCACTTTTACCAAATTCAGAATATACAGAACTTATAACTAACATACTAAGTGTAAGTAATTTAGATATCTCAAATTATAATAAGATTAAAGAAGATCTTACAGAAAAATATAATTTAAAAGATTTAATTCAAGATCTAGATAGGATTATGTTACTCAAAAATATATTAGATAATCTAGGTGTAAATTCATATATAGACTTAGGTTTTGTTAGAGGTTTAGCTTATTATACCGGATTAATATTTGAAGTGTTACATCCTTCTGTTTCTTTTAGTATTGCTGGTGGAGGAAGATATGATAACCTTGTGGAACTGTATGGAGGTACTCAAACTCCAGCTATAGGTTTTGCTATAGGAGTTGAGAGGACAGCACTAGTACTTGAGGAGCCTAATATTGTAAAAGAGAAGCAAAACAAAATAGGTGTAATAATTTTATCAGACGAAGCTATATTATATGCTATTAGAATTGTGGATAAATTAAGATCAAATAATTATATTGCTACGATTAATCTAAAATCTATATCAATTTCTAAATTAATTCCTTCTTATGCTGAGGAAGGATACTCGTTCTTAATTTTCATAGGTAAAAAGGAATATGAAGATAAAACTATAACTTTGAAAAATCTCAGTACAAAAGAGCAAGTGACTATTAAGGAAGAAAACCTTTTGGACTATCTTAAGCAAATAATTTAA
- the psmB gene encoding archaeal proteasome endopeptidase complex subunit beta, whose translation MEELPATALGIKLNDGIILAAERRLSYGGFVLSRSAKKVFKIGRFGIAGAGIMGDIQTLTRLMNVEIKYYEMYNNKPISVKAAAKLLSVILYQYKWTPFISELLFGGVDDEGPKLFVLDPIGSLIEDNYAAVGSGARVAIGVLESEYDPSMNLDKGKEIVLKALKAAIERDVTSGDGIDILTIKRDNTSSEDFIKIF comes from the coding sequence ATGGAAGAACTTCCTGCAACAGCGTTAGGTATTAAACTTAATGACGGTATAATTCTTGCTGCTGAAAGGAGGCTTAGTTATGGCGGTTTCGTACTTAGTAGATCAGCTAAAAAAGTTTTTAAAATAGGAAGATTCGGCATAGCTGGAGCTGGTATAATGGGTGATATTCAAACATTAACACGTTTAATGAATGTTGAGATAAAGTATTACGAAATGTATAATAATAAGCCTATATCAGTAAAGGCAGCAGCTAAGTTATTATCAGTTATACTATACCAGTATAAGTGGACCCCCTTTATTTCGGAATTACTATTTGGTGGTGTCGACGATGAAGGTCCCAAATTGTTTGTTTTAGATCCTATAGGTTCATTAATTGAAGATAATTACGCTGCTGTTGGTTCTGGTGCCAGAGTAGCAATAGGAGTTTTAGAAAGTGAATATGATCCAAGTATGAATTTAGATAAAGGGAAAGAAATTGTTCTAAAAGCACTAAAAGCTGCAATAGAAAGAGATGTAACTTCAGGTGACGGAATAGACATATTAACTATAAAAAGAGATAATACATCAAGCGAGGATTTTATAAAGATTTTTTAA
- a CDS encoding DNA-directed RNA polymerase subunit G, translating into MSVQVEGKVETTCKITSIDKGSLKGLIIIKMDCGIYQVEFDILESINIFKQEENVSVIISREKPVYTSNDFCAHGYLFYEKPEGNKILDQISLFGLIVKIYSEKGLIGNNLFKMMDHVYFCVKKSL; encoded by the coding sequence ATGTCAGTTCAAGTTGAAGGTAAAGTCGAGACTACATGTAAAATAACCTCAATAGATAAGGGTAGTTTAAAGGGACTTATTATAATCAAAATGGATTGTGGAATATATCAAGTAGAGTTTGATATATTGGAAAGTATTAATATCTTTAAACAAGAAGAAAATGTATCGGTGATCATATCTAGAGAAAAACCAGTTTATACTTCTAATGATTTTTGTGCGCACGGATATCTTTTTTATGAGAAACCGGAAGGCAACAAAATTTTAGATCAAATATCTCTGTTTGGATTGATAGTAAAAATCTATAGCGAAAAAGGATTAATAGGTAATAATCTATTTAAGATGATGGACCATGTCTATTTTTGTGTTAAAAAATCTTTATAA
- a CDS encoding Lsm family RNA-binding protein, which produces MMSSRRVATELNSLLDKAIVVRLINNKIYYGTLSSYELSPFILTLTNAKDNDNNTYYKVILNGNSITEILVKSSPIFDPKEFADLVTKELNLRAGDAKVYEEAGVVVILDRIKVSENGVEGSGPLAQRIYDLYNDYINKKKKGS; this is translated from the coding sequence TTGATGAGTAGTAGAAGAGTTGCAACGGAATTAAATTCCCTTCTAGATAAAGCAATTGTTGTAAGGCTTATTAATAATAAAATCTACTACGGTACTTTATCTTCATATGAGCTATCACCATTTATTTTAACACTAACAAATGCAAAAGATAATGATAATAACACTTATTATAAAGTTATTTTAAATGGAAATTCTATAACTGAAATTCTAGTCAAATCTTCGCCTATATTTGATCCGAAAGAATTTGCAGATTTAGTGACGAAAGAGCTTAATCTACGTGCAGGAGACGCAAAAGTCTATGAGGAGGCGGGGGTTGTAGTAATACTTGATAGGATAAAAGTTTCTGAAAATGGAGTAGAAGGAAGCGGGCCCTTGGCACAAAGAATTTACGATTTATATAACGATTATATAAATAAGAAAAAGAAAGGATCTTAA